From Nitrospirota bacterium, the proteins below share one genomic window:
- a CDS encoding adenylate/guanylate cyclase domain-containing protein, which produces MELSKSAKKALIATAVGLSVCVLALMLHRTGWLEIAELKALDHRFRIYADPSKSGRDIVLVAVDEASLEAFGRWPWPRDRHGYLVRFLRDAGAKAVVFDILFLEPDDNAEEFDQVFADEVQAAGNVFLPVLFQGESQDVAPELLAKAGVPVDVRADEATPPLATYPGVKLPIQPLAEAARGLGFINLTPDSDGTTRRIPLVAAAQGHHLPHIAAAAARYLLGADQVSLEPGVIRMGATSVPLTSQGAMLIDWHGTLEQRTYPSYSAGAVLQSFAQLQKGERPLLDPAVFKDKIVFVATTAAGTYELRVTPLSPFTPGVLIHMAALDNILRSQFMRQAPYWMFVVATLALCQATAWSFMLIRQQVLKIGLVAALAAAYYALAVHAFASHGLWIELVFPEGALAVSFGVAATVEYLIEGRQRRQLRAAFDKYMSREVVEEIMRNPERIKLGGEKKELTVFFSDVAGFTTISERLQPEELVELLNRYLSAMTDIIRRHRGNVNKYLGDGIMAIFGAPLGDPNHATQACYAALDSQAELARLRDAWTAEGYPEIVARIGINSGPLVVGNMGSPERLEYTVMGDSVNLASRLEGANKFYDTLILLGPRTYELAQKDIEAREVDLLRVKGKKEPVTVYELLGRKGGLSVERKKVADMYLEGLAAYKRRDFAAAKQRFEAALALDPSDGPSKVYRERAAAYLTAPPPPDWDGVYELKSK; this is translated from the coding sequence ATGGAACTATCCAAGTCGGCCAAGAAAGCGTTGATCGCGACCGCCGTGGGACTGTCGGTCTGTGTTCTAGCGCTGATGCTGCATCGGACCGGCTGGCTCGAGATCGCGGAGCTCAAAGCGCTCGACCATCGCTTCCGGATCTACGCCGATCCCTCCAAATCCGGTCGAGACATCGTGTTGGTCGCCGTGGACGAAGCCAGTTTGGAAGCGTTCGGCCGCTGGCCCTGGCCGCGCGACCGGCATGGGTACCTGGTACGGTTTCTGCGCGATGCGGGAGCCAAGGCGGTCGTCTTCGATATCCTGTTCTTGGAACCGGACGATAACGCCGAAGAGTTCGATCAGGTGTTCGCCGACGAGGTGCAGGCGGCCGGCAACGTGTTCCTGCCGGTTCTGTTCCAGGGGGAGTCGCAAGACGTCGCGCCGGAGCTGTTGGCCAAGGCCGGCGTGCCGGTCGATGTGCGGGCGGATGAGGCAACTCCGCCGCTGGCGACCTATCCCGGCGTGAAGTTGCCGATCCAGCCGCTCGCCGAGGCCGCACGGGGTCTCGGGTTCATCAACTTGACGCCTGATTCCGACGGGACGACGCGCCGCATTCCGCTTGTGGCCGCTGCCCAGGGTCACCACCTCCCCCATATCGCTGCGGCTGCGGCTCGGTACCTCCTGGGCGCGGATCAGGTGTCGTTGGAGCCGGGCGTGATCCGGATGGGAGCCACGTCGGTGCCGCTGACCTCCCAGGGCGCCATGTTGATCGATTGGCATGGGACGCTGGAGCAGAGGACCTATCCGTCCTATTCGGCCGGCGCCGTGCTCCAGTCCTTTGCGCAGCTTCAGAAGGGAGAGCGACCGCTGCTCGATCCGGCGGTCTTCAAGGACAAAATCGTGTTCGTCGCCACGACCGCGGCCGGCACGTACGAATTGCGCGTGACGCCCCTGTCACCGTTCACGCCTGGGGTGCTGATCCATATGGCCGCGCTGGACAACATCCTGCGGTCACAGTTCATGCGGCAGGCGCCGTACTGGATGTTTGTTGTCGCGACGCTGGCGCTATGCCAGGCGACGGCCTGGAGCTTCATGCTGATCCGGCAGCAGGTCCTGAAAATCGGGCTCGTCGCGGCACTGGCGGCGGCCTACTACGCCCTCGCTGTCCATGCCTTCGCGTCGCACGGGCTGTGGATCGAGTTGGTGTTTCCGGAGGGCGCGCTGGCCGTCTCCTTCGGCGTCGCGGCGACCGTGGAATATCTGATCGAGGGACGGCAGCGGCGCCAACTGCGGGCCGCGTTCGACAAGTACATGTCCAGGGAAGTGGTCGAAGAGATCATGCGCAACCCCGAGCGCATCAAGCTCGGCGGGGAAAAAAAAGAACTCACCGTCTTCTTTTCGGACGTCGCGGGATTCACCACGATTTCCGAGCGACTGCAGCCGGAAGAACTGGTCGAGTTGCTCAACCGCTATCTGTCGGCCATGACCGACATCATCCGCCGGCACCGGGGCAACGTGAACAAGTACTTGGGCGACGGCATCATGGCGATCTTCGGCGCCCCGTTGGGCGATCCGAATCACGCGACGCAGGCCTGCTATGCGGCGCTGGACAGTCAGGCGGAATTGGCGCGGCTGCGCGACGCGTGGACAGCGGAGGGCTATCCGGAGATCGTGGCGCGGATCGGCATCAACTCGGGGCCGCTGGTCGTCGGTAACATGGGGTCGCCGGAGCGACTCGAATACACCGTGATGGGCGACAGCGTGAATCTCGCCTCGCGGCTGGAAGGGGCGAACAAGTTTTACGATACGCTGATTCTGTTGGGGCCGCGGACCTACGAATTGGCCCAGAAGGATATCGAGGCGCGCGAGGTGGATCTGCTCAGGGTGAAGGGCAAGAAAGAACCGGTGACGGTGTACGAATTGCTGGGGCGCAAAGGAGGACTGTCGGTCGAACGGAAAAAAGTGGCGGACATGTATCTCGAAGGCCTGGCGGCCTACAAGCGGCGGGACTTCGCCGCGGCCAAGCAGCGATTCGAGGCGGCGCTGGCGCTGGACCCGTCGGACGGGCCGTCGAAAGTCTATCGCGAGCGGGCGGCTGCGTATCTGACGGCTCCTCCGCCGCCGGATTGGGACGGAGTGTATGAACTGAAATCGAAGTAA
- a CDS encoding SUMF1/EgtB/PvdO family nonheme iron enzyme encodes MKRTALLTLTATLAIAGGARLIGAAERPALPAEKPAGSGVIVHTDGYILTAHHVVSNARRIVVVTPGEFRAPAILISADPEHDLALLKIETVGLSEAALGYAGAVRLDQEVIAVGFPFGLREVSVTRGRVAAVRTKGVQRVFQVDAAVNPGNSGGPVFNRRGEVIGIVTTKFSHPSGIVPEGMAFAVPISYATPLLANIPDFDFTSIGKGGKEPKAKGDEADLVHDLMRASVRIETVRVAESPPAGQTINQPSGGAPKTGKTPAPAPRGHPAPAPDQPSADDDEAQIAKVNQQLQAVQQEELRKLVQQGITPPEGMVLVPAGEFLMGAEDGLPDMRPMHRVYLSSYWLDKYEVTNTQYRQCVDGGGCTPPKDRQAFDDPERAQHPVTSVTWTQARAYCEWRGKRLPTEAEWEKAARGTDGRRYPWGNSEDVIKGRPKNGEIKAGANSTEKIGSQAATVSPYGVHDLVGSVWEWVKDWYAEDFYQMSPARDPQGPLRGSFRVLRGGDWNERPLELRASYRSWDEMTYWGPTLGFRCAQDVP; translated from the coding sequence ATGAAACGGACGGCATTGCTGACACTGACGGCGACGCTGGCGATCGCGGGCGGAGCCCGGCTCATCGGGGCGGCCGAACGTCCCGCTCTTCCGGCGGAAAAACCGGCCGGCAGCGGCGTCATCGTGCACACGGACGGGTATATCCTGACCGCGCATCACGTCGTCTCGAACGCGCGGCGGATCGTGGTCGTGACGCCGGGCGAGTTCCGCGCGCCGGCCATCCTCATCAGCGCCGATCCGGAGCATGATCTGGCCTTGCTCAAAATCGAAACCGTGGGGCTGTCCGAAGCAGCCTTAGGTTATGCCGGGGCGGTGCGGCTGGATCAGGAAGTCATCGCGGTCGGATTTCCGTTCGGTCTGCGGGAAGTGTCCGTCACCCGCGGACGCGTGGCGGCCGTCCGCACGAAGGGCGTGCAGCGGGTGTTTCAGGTCGATGCGGCGGTCAATCCAGGCAACAGCGGCGGCCCGGTGTTCAATCGCCGGGGCGAGGTGATCGGCATCGTGACGACCAAATTCAGCCATCCCTCCGGCATCGTGCCGGAAGGGATGGCCTTCGCCGTGCCGATCAGCTATGCGACGCCGCTGTTGGCGAACATTCCGGACTTCGACTTTACGTCGATCGGCAAGGGCGGCAAAGAGCCCAAGGCGAAAGGCGACGAGGCCGACCTGGTTCACGACTTGATGAGGGCCTCGGTCAGGATCGAGACGGTGCGGGTCGCGGAGTCGCCTCCGGCGGGACAGACGATCAATCAGCCGTCGGGCGGAGCGCCGAAGACCGGCAAGACTCCCGCGCCGGCGCCGCGGGGTCACCCGGCGCCCGCTCCGGATCAGCCGTCGGCGGACGACGACGAGGCCCAGATCGCCAAAGTCAATCAACAATTGCAAGCGGTGCAACAGGAAGAGTTGCGCAAGCTGGTCCAGCAAGGGATTACCCCGCCGGAGGGCATGGTGCTGGTTCCGGCCGGCGAGTTCTTGATGGGCGCGGAGGACGGCCTGCCGGACATGCGGCCGATGCACCGGGTGTATCTGAGCTCGTACTGGCTGGACAAGTACGAGGTCACCAATACGCAGTATCGTCAGTGCGTCGATGGAGGAGGCTGTACGCCGCCCAAAGATCGGCAGGCCTTCGACGATCCCGAACGGGCGCAGCATCCGGTCACCAGCGTCACCTGGACGCAGGCACGGGCCTATTGCGAGTGGCGCGGCAAACGCCTGCCCACCGAGGCCGAATGGGAAAAGGCCGCGCGCGGGACGGACGGGCGGCGTTATCCCTGGGGCAACAGCGAGGACGTGATCAAGGGCCGTCCCAAGAACGGCGAGATCAAAGCCGGCGCAAACAGCACGGAAAAGATCGGCAGCCAGGCGGCCACCGTGTCGCCCTACGGAGTCCATGATCTCGTCGGCAGCGTGTGGGAATGGGTGAAGGACTGGTATGCCGAGGACTTCTACCAGATGTCGCCCGCCCGCGACCCGCAAGGGCCGCTCCGCGGTTCCTTCCGCGTGTTGCGGGGAGGGGACTGGAACGAGCGGCCGCTCGAGCTGCGCGCCAGCTACCGGAGCTGGGACGAGATGACCTACTGGGGGCCGACCCTCGGGTTCCGCTGCGCCCAGGACGTGCCTTGA
- a CDS encoding DUF3365 domain-containing protein, which produces MFRRLCLTVASLMVLMACGGGEREAAAARERSPDAGVPLQTVLEFESAARLLAILLDSGRAVINDNQSLFDDPGRIEKGFTPDLFERQLVDMFRSRSGVDLQDLDEARIPNGAKRLLKELVVVSKQVVADAQPEINRPDVGFKGFIPAVFGARVAARFTERTGVRLKQTALSPRNPRNAPDAAERAALEAFADPAFPREKVISEVTAKSGWLRLMFPLYTTRQCLDCHGEPKGELDRTGYPREGLKLGQNAGAISVMIPIRK; this is translated from the coding sequence ATGTTTCGCCGCCTATGCTTGACGGTCGCGTCGCTGATGGTCCTGATGGCCTGCGGAGGAGGTGAACGCGAGGCGGCCGCGGCCCGCGAGCGGAGCCCGGACGCCGGTGTCCCGCTTCAAACAGTTCTCGAATTCGAGAGTGCCGCCCGCCTTCTGGCGATTCTGCTGGACTCCGGGCGTGCCGTCATCAACGACAACCAGTCCCTCTTCGACGATCCCGGGCGGATAGAGAAAGGTTTTACGCCCGATCTCTTTGAGCGGCAGCTTGTAGACATGTTCCGGAGCCGGTCCGGCGTGGATCTGCAGGATCTGGACGAGGCCCGCATTCCCAACGGCGCCAAGCGGTTGCTCAAGGAGTTGGTCGTGGTCAGCAAGCAAGTGGTCGCGGACGCGCAGCCGGAAATCAATCGACCCGATGTCGGGTTCAAAGGATTCATTCCGGCCGTCTTCGGCGCGCGGGTGGCCGCGCGGTTCACCGAGCGGACCGGCGTGCGCCTGAAGCAGACGGCCTTGTCTCCGCGGAACCCTCGCAATGCGCCCGATGCGGCGGAACGGGCGGCGCTGGAGGCGTTCGCCGATCCGGCGTTCCCCCGCGAGAAAGTGATCAGCGAGGTGACGGCCAAAAGCGGTTGGCTGCGGCTGATGTTTCCGCTGTACACGACCCGACAGTGCCTCGATTGTCACGGGGAGCCGAAGGGTGAGTTGGATCGCACCGGGTATCCGCGCGAAGGCTTGAAGCTCGGCCAGAACGCAGGGGCGATCAGCGTGATGATTCCCATCCGGAAATGA